ACAGACAGCGCACCGTCGAATGGCCCCTCGATCGCCGCTGGTCCGGTTGCAGGCTGCCGGCCGATGATTTCGGTTGCAGGGCTTGCAACGCGGCGAGCTGCCTGCGCAATCCGTTCCGTCATGGAGGCGGTTGTGTTGGGATTGATGACGGCGATGCGCATCGTCATGTCCTTTCGGTCAGCGTGTCGCGAGGGCGGCGGTTGGCCGGCTGTCGATCAGAGCGTCATAGGCAATCGGCGCTGTGGTGAGGTGGCCGTCATGAATGCCGGTCTGCCAACGGGCATAGGCATCCGGATCGATACGCGGCGTAGTCCACATCCCGTTGGCCCGGTAGATATTCGCCAGCCTCACGAGGAAATCCGGCTTGAACTTCGGAAACGTGCTTGCGAGGAAATCGCGGTAGCGCTCTGCATCATTGGCCATGATCCAGTCCATGCCGCGCCCGAGCGCGCGGGCAAACCGGCTCTGCGTATCGAGCTGCGCCGCGTCGCTCTCGCCATCCGTGTAATAGACGCTCCAGGGCACATTGCCGCCGGTGATCGACAATTCCTGCACCAAATGGCCCCCGCCGGCCGCTTCCAGCGTTACGGCGGAGGGATAGTCGATGACCAGGTAATCACCCATCCCGCCTACGAAAAGATCACTCAGCATCTTGCCGTCGAGATCCTGCACGAAGCGGACGTTGCGCGGATCGACACCGTTTTCGCGCAGCAGCAATTTCATGAACAGGCCAACGCTCGCGCCATTACTGCCCTTCATCGCGACCGTTTTGCCGGGCATGGATTGCCAGTCGAAATCCGCGGGCTTTTCTCGGCCCATGACCGCCAGCGGCGCCCGGGCGGCAACCTGCGCGAAGGGCACATAGCGTTTGCCGCGGCCATGGAACATCGACGGCACCCAGATGCCGCCGAGCGCTGCCTGCGCCTTGCCTGCACCGATATCGCTCAGCACCAGATCCCAGGGCGAGGGCACGCTGGCGGTGACGTTCAGCCCCTCTTCCTCAAAGAAACCCTGCCAGACGGCGACATATTCCGGCAGATAGTTGAGGCTGTGGCCGGTGGCGGAAACATGGAAATTCTGCATGGATGGATCTCTTACGTCAGAGGGATGCGTTCGCCGCTGTCGCTGTCGAACCACAGCACGTCCTCGGCTCGGTAATCCAGCGAGCAGGACTCGCCGATCCGCATGCGGGGATTGCCGGACACGCGGACGAAGACGAGGTCCTGTTCGATCAGCAATTCGTCGGAAGCTTTGTTAGTCATCAGGCTGCAGCCAATCACCGTCTCGGCGCCCAGCCGTTCGATGACGGAGACGCGCGCGGGAACGCGGCCCTCGCCCTCGGCCTTGAGTTCGATTTTTTCCGGTCGGATACCGAACGTCGCCTCGCGGCGGGCGGGCATGGCGGCATTATGGGCGACGGCGATTTGGCCGGCCAGTTTCAGACCCTCGGCGCGGATCGAGGCGGGGATGAGGTTCATCGGCGGCGAGCCGATGAACTTCGCCACAAACGCATTGGCCGGATTGTCGTAGATTTCGTCCGGCGTATCGACCTGCTGGACGATCCCCTTGTCCATGATGATGATGCGGCTGGCCATGGTCATGGCCTCCACCTGATCATGCGTCACGTAGACGAAGGTTTTCCCGACCTTGTGGTGCAGCGCGGAGATCTCCGAGCGCATCTGGGTGCGCAGCTTGGCGTCCAGGTTCGAAAGCGGCTCATCGAGCAGATAGAGCGCGGGATTGCGCACCAGCGCGCGCGCCAGTGCCACGCGCTGCCTCTGGCCGCCGGAAAGGCCGGAAGGGCGCCGGTCCAGCAGCGGCTCCAATTCCAGCTGACGCGCCATCTGCAGCGTTCGCTCGGCAATGGCCTTGCGCCGCATCAGCCGGTGGCGGGCGATGATGTTGACGATCGGCAGGTGATACCACTTCTTGAAGGCATCCATGATCAGCGGGAAGGCGATGTTCTCGCGCACCGTCATGTGGGGATAGAGCGCATAGCTCTGGAAGACGAAGGCGACGCCGCGCTGTTTCGGCTCCCAATCGTTGGCGATCGCCTTGTCGAACAGCAACTGGCCGGAGGTGATGTCGCTCAGGCCGGCGATCATGCGCAGCAGCGTGGACTTGCCGCAGCCGGACGGGCCGAGCAGGACCAGGAATTCGCCGTCGTGGATCTCGGCATTGAATGCCTTGATGACGGTGTTGTCGCCGAACGATTTCGAGACGTTGTTGAAGGTCAAAGCGGGCATGGATTATCCCTTGACGGCGCCGGCGGTGAGGCCTGCCACGATCTTGCGTTGAATGAGGAGGAAGAAGACAATGGCCGGGACCGAGAATACCAGGGCGGTTCCCATGACAGCCGACATGGGCGTCTCGTATTGTCCGACGAAAGAGGCAAGGCCGACGCTGGCCGGCCAGTTGGCCCGATCCGACAGGAAGGTGGAGGCGAAGAGGAATTCGTTCCAGCCGGCGAAGAAAGAGATAACGGCGGCAGCGGCAATGCTCGGCGCGATCAAGGGCAGGATGATCATCGTCAGCACGCTGAAGCGCGGGCAGTTGTCGATGATCGCCGATTCCTCGATCTCATAGGGCACCGCATCCATGGCGCCTTTCAGGACGAAGCAGGCAACCGGCAGCGAGAAGCCGACATTGGCAAGCACCAGCCCGGTCAGGCTGTTCAGCAACCCAAAGGTGATGAACATCGCATAGAGCGGCACCAGGATGAGTGCTTCCGGCACGACCTGCGTCATGAACAGCAGAAAGCCGACAATGCCGCGGCCATGGAACTTGAATCGGCTGAGGGCATAGCCGGCCAGTGATCCCAGCGTCAGGCTGAGCACGGTGCCGCCGGCTGCGATCAGCAGCGTGTTGAACAGCCACTGTCCGGTCGGCACCTGTCCGAGTTCCGTCACCAGGCCGAAGATGTTCTGCGGCTGCAGCAGGAACCGCTGGCCTGTTCCGTAGAGTTCCGCATTCGGCGACAGCGCGGTGGCGGCCATCCAGTAGACCGGGAAGCCGGCCATGACGACCAGGATGCCGATCAACAGATACCGCAGCGTTTTGAGGGTGAGGGTCTTCATGGTCATCAGCGTCCCATCCACTTCATGCGGCGTTGCTCGACGGCGTAGTGGATGGCGGCTACCGCCAGTGCCAGCACCAGGCCAATCGCGCCATAGGCACTGGCCATTCCGAGTTCGTGGTTTTCAAACGCCGTCTGGCGGATCTTCACCACCAGCGTGCTGGTGGTGCCCACAGGGCCGCCGCCCGTCAGCAGGTAGATGATGTCGAACCGCCGGATCGACCAGACGCAGACGAGAAGGGCGGCAAGCTGAATGGCCGGCCGTATATGCGGCAGGGTAACGGCACGGAAAGTGCTCAAACCGTCGGCTCCGTCGATGCGGGCAGCTTCCCTCACCTCTTGCGGTACCGATTGCAGCGCGGCCAGTACGACCAGCATGACGAAAGGTGCCACCTGCCAGACCGTGGTTGCAAGAATGGACGGGAGCGCCAGATCGACGCTCGTCAACCAGCCGAAGCGACCGACGCCGAGCATTTCCGTCAGGCGGTTGAAGACGCCGGAGCGATCATTATACATCCACAGCCAGATCAGCGAGGCGGCGACATTGGGCACTGCCCAGCCGAACAACAGAATAGCGCGCACGATCGGGCGACCCTTGAAGGGACGGTCGATGGCAAGCGCAGAGATCGTTCCGAGGGCGACGCCGAAGATCACCGCCAGCACCGCATAGACCAGTGTCGTCTTCAGCGAGAGGTAGAAGGCCGGGTCTTCGAACAGGCGCTCGTAATTGCCGAGCCCGACGAAACGGCCTCGGTTGGGATTGATGATCCGCGTGTTGGTGAGGCTCATGTACATCTGGCGGCCAAGCGGCCAGAACATGAAGACCATCAGGTAGATCATCGGTGGAAGAATGAATGCATAGGGCACGAGGCGCGTCATGCCGCTGCGGATTTTAAGGCCTGTCATACCCGTTGTTCCGATCCATGGAGGCAGGGGGTCGGAGCGCCTGAAGACCGGGCGCTCCGGGGACGGGATCAGAACTGCTTGTCGATCGTGGCCTGCGCCTCGTCCAGTGCCGTCTTCGGATCGGCATCCGAGAGGATGACCTTTTCCACTGCCTGCATGACAAAGCGCATGATCTGCATGGTTTCCACCTCATAGCCGGGGATCAGCGTGCTGCGCGAGGTCTCCGCGAG
The sequence above is a segment of the Rhizobium sp. SSA_523 genome. Coding sequences within it:
- a CDS encoding ABC transporter ATP-binding protein, which encodes MPALTFNNVSKSFGDNTVIKAFNAEIHDGEFLVLLGPSGCGKSTLLRMIAGLSDITSGQLLFDKAIANDWEPKQRGVAFVFQSYALYPHMTVRENIAFPLIMDAFKKWYHLPIVNIIARHRLMRRKAIAERTLQMARQLELEPLLDRRPSGLSGGQRQRVALARALVRNPALYLLDEPLSNLDAKLRTQMRSEISALHHKVGKTFVYVTHDQVEAMTMASRIIIMDKGIVQQVDTPDEIYDNPANAFVAKFIGSPPMNLIPASIRAEGLKLAGQIAVAHNAAMPARREATFGIRPEKIELKAEGEGRVPARVSVIERLGAETVIGCSLMTNKASDELLIEQDLVFVRVSGNPRMRIGESCSLDYRAEDVLWFDSDSGERIPLT
- a CDS encoding carbohydrate ABC transporter permease; amino-acid sequence: MTMKTLTLKTLRYLLIGILVVMAGFPVYWMAATALSPNAELYGTGQRFLLQPQNIFGLVTELGQVPTGQWLFNTLLIAAGGTVLSLTLGSLAGYALSRFKFHGRGIVGFLLFMTQVVPEALILVPLYAMFITFGLLNSLTGLVLANVGFSLPVACFVLKGAMDAVPYEIEESAIIDNCPRFSVLTMIILPLIAPSIAAAAVISFFAGWNEFLFASTFLSDRANWPASVGLASFVGQYETPMSAVMGTALVFSVPAIVFFLLIQRKIVAGLTAGAVKG
- a CDS encoding carbohydrate ABC transporter permease, translating into MTGLKIRSGMTRLVPYAFILPPMIYLMVFMFWPLGRQMYMSLTNTRIINPNRGRFVGLGNYERLFEDPAFYLSLKTTLVYAVLAVIFGVALGTISALAIDRPFKGRPIVRAILLFGWAVPNVAASLIWLWMYNDRSGVFNRLTEMLGVGRFGWLTSVDLALPSILATTVWQVAPFVMLVVLAALQSVPQEVREAARIDGADGLSTFRAVTLPHIRPAIQLAALLVCVWSIRRFDIIYLLTGGGPVGTTSTLVVKIRQTAFENHELGMASAYGAIGLVLALAVAAIHYAVEQRRMKWMGR
- a CDS encoding ABC transporter substrate-binding protein; its protein translation is MQNFHVSATGHSLNYLPEYVAVWQGFFEEEGLNVTASVPSPWDLVLSDIGAGKAQAALGGIWVPSMFHGRGKRYVPFAQVAARAPLAVMGREKPADFDWQSMPGKTVAMKGSNGASVGLFMKLLLRENGVDPRNVRFVQDLDGKMLSDLFVGGMGDYLVIDYPSAVTLEAAGGGHLVQELSITGGNVPWSVYYTDGESDAAQLDTQSRFARALGRGMDWIMANDAERYRDFLASTFPKFKPDFLVRLANIYRANGMWTTPRIDPDAYARWQTGIHDGHLTTAPIAYDALIDSRPTAALATR